The Primulina eburnea isolate SZY01 chromosome 13, ASM2296580v1, whole genome shotgun sequence genome includes a region encoding these proteins:
- the LOC140808983 gene encoding probable ascorbate-specific transmembrane electron transporter 1 — protein sequence MALERSLSYNASSALPVTLFTHVVAIALITLLLVWLLHFREGVAFKSDVEAKIFNLHPLLMVIGFVLLSGEAILAYKTVPAIRKWPKLIHLVVHLVALGAGIVGIYAVFKFHSHKGIAHMYSFHSWLGMSTICLYALQWLFSFVSFVYPRVQESVRKRLAPWHTVSGIIIFFMVILSAETGLVEKFFFSGLQQNQEALVVNFTALLVFVFAASVVASVLYY from the exons ATGGCTCTCGAAAGAAGCTTAAGCTACAATGCGTCGTCGGCGCTTCCGGTGACTCTTTTCACACATGTTGTGGCAATAGCATTGATCACTCTACTCCTTGTTTGGCTGCTTCATTTCAGGGAAGGCGTTGCTTTTAAATCAGATGTGGAAGCCAAGATTTTTAAT TTGCATCCACTGCTGATGGTTATTGGTTTTGTCTTACTCTCTGGTGAAg CAATCTTGGCATACAAGACCGTGCCGGCTATTCGGAAATGGCCGAAACTGATTCATTTGGTGGTGCATTTGGTGGCACTCGGGGCCGGAATCGTGGGGATTTATGCAGTCTTCAAGTTTCACAGTCACAAGGGAATTGCCCACATGTATTCCTTCCATTCTTGGTTAGGCATGTCCACTATCTGCCTTTATGCTTTGCAG TGGCTATTCTCTTTCGTCTCGTTCGTTTATCCACGAGTACAAGAATCAGTAAGGAAAAGGCTTGCACCATGGCACACAGTATCAGGCATTATCATCTTCTTCATGGTCATTTTAAGCGCAGAAACTGGACTGGTCGAGAAATTCTTCTTCTCGGGTTTACAACAAAATCAAGAAGCACTTGTAGTTAACTTCACTGCGCTCTTAGTCTTCGTGTTTGCAGCGTCTGTTGTTGCAAGTGTTCTCTACTATTAG
- the LOC140808982 gene encoding zinc finger protein 7-like isoform X1, producing MDGFFFGNSANFTRIYAKSSSMRPSNLNLESEDESESTSHVASNMSVQEMSPAHSKETNHSQETTPLTLDLTLGFFNSTNTDSKGSDESPHPPAGTRVFSCNYCRRKFYSSQALGGHQNAHKRERTLAKRAMRMGMLSERYASLASLPLHGSAFQSLGIEAHSAMHKQIAMPIQRPIHGIKGGARFVDQGYFGNMPAVFMEYDDADISTWPGSFRQIEGYHGNLGFRSGQSSNICFVAPDPPPRTDSSLPDLNLKL from the exons ATGGATGGTTTCTTTTTTG GTAACTCAGCTAACTTCACCAGAATATACGCAAAATCTTCCTCCATGAGGCCCTCGAATCTCAATCTCGAGTCAGAGGATGAATCCGAATCCACCAGCCATGTAGCTTCCAATATGTCCGTTCAAGAGATGTCCCCCGCCCATTCCAAAGAAACCAACCACTCTCAAGAAACAACACCTCTTACTCTCGACCTCACACTAGGCTTCTTCAACAGCACCAATACCGATTCAAAAGGCTCAGATGAATCCCCGCACCCTCCAGCAGGTACCCGAGTTTTCTCATGCAACTACTGCCGCCGGAAGTTTTACAGCTCACAGGCATTGGGAGGACACCAGAATGCACACAAGAGAGAAAGAACACTAGCGAAAAGGGCCATGCGAATGGGTATGTTATCAGAGAGATATGCTAGCTTAGCATCTTTACCGCTCCATGGTTCTGCGTTTCAATCTCTAGGCATCGAAGCTCATTCAGCAATGCACAAACAAATCGCCATGCCTATTCAGAGGCCCATTCACGGGATCAAAGGTGGGGCAAGGTTTGTTGATCAAGGCTATTTTGGGAACATGCCTGCTGTATTCATGGAGTATGATGATGCCGATATTTCGACATGGCCTGGAAGCTTTCGGCAAATCGAGGGCTATCATGGGAATCTGGGATTTCGTTCAGGACAAAGTTCTAACATATGTTTTGTGGCACCTGATCCGCCTCCGAGGACAGATTCATCGCTTCCTGATCTAAATTTGAAGCTGTGA
- the LOC140808982 gene encoding zinc finger protein 4-like isoform X2 gives MDGNSANFTRIYAKSSSMRPSNLNLESEDESESTSHVASNMSVQEMSPAHSKETNHSQETTPLTLDLTLGFFNSTNTDSKGSDESPHPPAGTRVFSCNYCRRKFYSSQALGGHQNAHKRERTLAKRAMRMGMLSERYASLASLPLHGSAFQSLGIEAHSAMHKQIAMPIQRPIHGIKGGARFVDQGYFGNMPAVFMEYDDADISTWPGSFRQIEGYHGNLGFRSGQSSNICFVAPDPPPRTDSSLPDLNLKL, from the exons ATGGATG GTAACTCAGCTAACTTCACCAGAATATACGCAAAATCTTCCTCCATGAGGCCCTCGAATCTCAATCTCGAGTCAGAGGATGAATCCGAATCCACCAGCCATGTAGCTTCCAATATGTCCGTTCAAGAGATGTCCCCCGCCCATTCCAAAGAAACCAACCACTCTCAAGAAACAACACCTCTTACTCTCGACCTCACACTAGGCTTCTTCAACAGCACCAATACCGATTCAAAAGGCTCAGATGAATCCCCGCACCCTCCAGCAGGTACCCGAGTTTTCTCATGCAACTACTGCCGCCGGAAGTTTTACAGCTCACAGGCATTGGGAGGACACCAGAATGCACACAAGAGAGAAAGAACACTAGCGAAAAGGGCCATGCGAATGGGTATGTTATCAGAGAGATATGCTAGCTTAGCATCTTTACCGCTCCATGGTTCTGCGTTTCAATCTCTAGGCATCGAAGCTCATTCAGCAATGCACAAACAAATCGCCATGCCTATTCAGAGGCCCATTCACGGGATCAAAGGTGGGGCAAGGTTTGTTGATCAAGGCTATTTTGGGAACATGCCTGCTGTATTCATGGAGTATGATGATGCCGATATTTCGACATGGCCTGGAAGCTTTCGGCAAATCGAGGGCTATCATGGGAATCTGGGATTTCGTTCAGGACAAAGTTCTAACATATGTTTTGTGGCACCTGATCCGCCTCCGAGGACAGATTCATCGCTTCCTGATCTAAATTTGAAGCTGTGA
- the LOC140808982 gene encoding zinc finger protein 4-like isoform X3, translated as MRPSNLNLESEDESESTSHVASNMSVQEMSPAHSKETNHSQETTPLTLDLTLGFFNSTNTDSKGSDESPHPPAGTRVFSCNYCRRKFYSSQALGGHQNAHKRERTLAKRAMRMGMLSERYASLASLPLHGSAFQSLGIEAHSAMHKQIAMPIQRPIHGIKGGARFVDQGYFGNMPAVFMEYDDADISTWPGSFRQIEGYHGNLGFRSGQSSNICFVAPDPPPRTDSSLPDLNLKL; from the coding sequence ATGAGGCCCTCGAATCTCAATCTCGAGTCAGAGGATGAATCCGAATCCACCAGCCATGTAGCTTCCAATATGTCCGTTCAAGAGATGTCCCCCGCCCATTCCAAAGAAACCAACCACTCTCAAGAAACAACACCTCTTACTCTCGACCTCACACTAGGCTTCTTCAACAGCACCAATACCGATTCAAAAGGCTCAGATGAATCCCCGCACCCTCCAGCAGGTACCCGAGTTTTCTCATGCAACTACTGCCGCCGGAAGTTTTACAGCTCACAGGCATTGGGAGGACACCAGAATGCACACAAGAGAGAAAGAACACTAGCGAAAAGGGCCATGCGAATGGGTATGTTATCAGAGAGATATGCTAGCTTAGCATCTTTACCGCTCCATGGTTCTGCGTTTCAATCTCTAGGCATCGAAGCTCATTCAGCAATGCACAAACAAATCGCCATGCCTATTCAGAGGCCCATTCACGGGATCAAAGGTGGGGCAAGGTTTGTTGATCAAGGCTATTTTGGGAACATGCCTGCTGTATTCATGGAGTATGATGATGCCGATATTTCGACATGGCCTGGAAGCTTTCGGCAAATCGAGGGCTATCATGGGAATCTGGGATTTCGTTCAGGACAAAGTTCTAACATATGTTTTGTGGCACCTGATCCGCCTCCGAGGACAGATTCATCGCTTCCTGATCTAAATTTGAAGCTGTGA
- the LOC140808971 gene encoding histidine kinase 4-like: MGEKKHGYRMVAVRVNEQLSAKKNLSFVHKASNPKILGLWIMIMFFGSIRIYDYMDDEQKVRRKEVLVSMCDQRARMLQDQFSVSVNHVHALAILVSTFHFYKNPSAIDQETFAAYTARTAFERPLLSGVAYAQRVMNTEREDFERRHGWTIRTMENEPSPMRDEYAPVIFSQETVSYIESLDMMSGEEDRENILRARATGKAVLTSPFRLLNSHHLGVVLTFPVYNSKLPSNPTVKERIESTAGYLGGAFDVESLVENLLGQLAGNQAIVVNVYDITNSSDPLIMYGHHSQDGDMHLKHISTLDFGDPFRKHEMICRYLQKAPTSWIALTTAFFLFIIGFLVGYMIYGAGLHIVKVEDDFNKMQELKVRAEAADVAKSQFLATVSHEIRTPMNGILGMLALLLDTELSSTQRDYAQTAEACGESLITLINEVLDRAKIEAGKLELEAVPFDVRLILDDVLSLFSEKCRQKGIELAVFVSEEVPEIVVGDPGRFRQVITNLVGNSVKFTEQGHIFVRVHLAEQSKYVRDVKADAYLNGESECMGQARGRQFNTLSGYQAADDRSSWESFNLLKDELQYDSSSNMMNDNAHQKVTLIVFVEDTGIGIPEQAQKRVFNPFMQADSSTSRNYGGTGIGLSISKCLVELMGGQMKFTSRLNIGSTFSFTVELQRCEKNAALDPKISLSDDLPTSLKGLRAVVIDGNPVRAAVTRYHLKRLGIRAEVVGSVRTAVAVSGKYGPLLSKNEKLPDMLLVEKDSWISSEDGFTSISNWRHNGYSHKFPAIILLATNITVAESDKAKAAGFADTVIMKPLRASMVAACLQQVLGLGQKIHHGRDVSYRSGGLRGLLCGKKILVVDDNVVNRRVAAGALKKFGADVQCAESGQEALKWLQIPHSFDACFMDIQMPEMDGFEATRLIREMESKANMHINGGCTTEGKTEWHMPILAMTADVIHATLDKCLKCGMDGYVSKPFQEKTLYQAVANFFESKPVSESTFS; this comes from the exons ATGGGCGAAAAGAAACACGGCTATCGCATGGTGGCTGTGAGGGTGAATGAACAATTGAGCGCAAAGAAAAATTTGTCATTCGTCCATAAAGCCTCGAATCCGAAAATTTTGGGACTCTGGATCATGATAATGTTTTTCGGTAGCATACGAATTTATGATTACATGGATGACGAGCAGAAAGTGAGGAGGAAAGAAGTGCTCGTGAGTATGTGTGATCAGAGGGCAAGAATGTTACAGGATCAGTTTAGTGTTAGTGTTAACCATGTCCATGCCCTTGCAATACTTGTATCTACTTTCCACTTCTACAAGAACCCTTCAGCAATTGATCAG GAAACTTTTGCTGCATACACAGCAAGAACTGCATTTGAGAGGCCATTGTTGAGTGGGGTTGCTTACGCCCAGAGGGTTATGAATACTGAGAGAGAAGATTTCGAAAGGCGGCATGGATGGACTATAAGAACAATGGAGAATGAGCCTTCGCCAATGCGAGATGAATATGCACCTGTTATATTCTCGCAAGAAACTGTATCCTACATTGAATCACTTGATATGATGTCCGGGGAG GAGGACCGTGAAAACATATTGAGGGCACGGGCGACGGGTAAAGCAGTTCTTACTAGTCCATTCAGGTTGCTAAATTCTCATCATCTTGGGGTTGTTTTGACATTCCCAGTTTATAACTCCAAGCTTCCCTCTAATCCGACTGTCAAAGAACGTATTGAATCAACCGCAGG TTACCTCGGCGGGGCCTTTGATGTTGAATCCCTAGTTGAAAATCTACTCGGGCAACTTGCTGGGAACCAGGCAATCGTGGTTAATGTATATGATATCACCAACTCTTCTGATCCTCTGATCATGTACGGACACCATTCGCAGGATGGCGATATGCACCTTAAGCACATCAGCACACTTGACTTTGGCGATCCATTTCgtaaacatgaaatgatatgTCG GTATCTTCAGAAGGCTCCAACGTCATGGATTGCACTCACAACAGCTTTTTTTCTCTTTATTATTGGGTTTCTTGTTGGATACATGATATATGGTGCAGGACTTCACATTGTCAAAGTCGAAGACGATTTCAATaaaatgcaagaattgaaaGTTCGAGCCGAAGCTGCTGATGTTGCCAAATCTCAG TTTCTTGCCACTGTTTCTCATGAGATAAGAACCCCAATGAATGGCATCCTTG GTATGCTTGCACTGCTACTAGATACTGAACTTAGTTCAACCCAAAGGGACTATGCACAAACAGCTGAAGCATGTGGGGAATCATTAATTACCTTGATAAATGAAGTGCTTGACCGTGCAAAGATCGAAGCCGGCAAGCTAGAACTTGAAGCAGTCCCATTTGACGTGAGGTTGATTCTAGATGATGTTTTATCCTTGTTCTCGGAGAAATGTCGGCAGAAGGGAATCGAG TTGGCAGTGTTTGTTTCCGAAGAAGTTCCTGAAATTGTTGTGGGAGATCCAGGAAGATTCAGGCAGGTGATCACCAATCTTGTGGGAAACTCTGTGAAA TTCACCGAGCAAGGACATATATTTGTTAGAGTGCATTTAGCTGAACAATCCAAATACGTAAGGGATGTGAAGGCAGACGCCTACTTGAATGGAGAGTCCGAGTGTATGGGTCAAGCTCGTGGTCGACAATTCAACACCTTGAGTGGCTATCAAGCTGCTGATGATCGAAGCAGTTGGGAATCATTTAATCTTTTAAAAGACGAGTTACAGTATGATTCCTCCAGTAACATGATGAATGATAATGCGCATCAGAAAgtaactttaattgtttttGTTGAAGACACGGGGATTGGTATCCCTGAACAAGcacaaaaacgagttttcaacCCGTTCATGCAGGCAGACAGTTCAACTTCTCGTAATTATGGGGGAACAGGCATTGGATTGAGCATCAGTAAGTGTCTTGTTGAGCTGATGGGCGGTCAGATGAAATTCACTAGCCGTCTAAATATTGGAAGCACGTTTTCGTTCACAGTTGAGTTACAAAGATGTGAGAAAAATGCAGCTCTTGATCCAAAGATATCCCTTTCCGATGATTTACCCACTTCATTAAAAGGGTTGAGAGCTGTTGTCATCGACGGGAATCCGGTAAGAGCTGCTGTCACACGGTACCACCTCAAGAGACTTGGAATTCGGGCTGAAGTTGTTGGTAGCGTTAGGACGGCTGTTGCTGTATCTGGCAAATATGGCCCCCTTCTTTCTAA AAATGAAAAGCTTCCAGATATGCTTCTAGTTGAAAAAGATTCTTGGATTTCAAGCGAAGATGGCTTTACATCGATATCAAACTGGAGACACAATGGTTACTCGCATAAGTTTCCAGCTATAATCCTTCTGGCAACCAACATAACAGTTGCCGAGTCTGATAAAGCCAAGGCGGCTGGCTTTGCCGATACTGTGATCATGAAACCACTCAGAGCGAGTATGGTTGCGGCATGCCTTCAACAGGTACTGGGATTGGGCCAGAAAATCCATCATGGAAGAGATGTCTCGTACCGATCTGGTGGCCTTCGTGGCTTGTTGTGTGGCAAGAAGATATTGGTGGTTGACGATAATGTAGTGAACCGCAGAGTTGCTGCTGGTGCGCTCAAAAAATTCGGGGCTGATGTGCAGTGTGCTGAGAGTGGGCAAGAGGCTCTCAAATGGCTTCAGATACCACATAGTTTTGATGCCTGTTttatggatattcagatgccTGAAATGGATGG GTTTGAGGCTACTCGTCTTATCCGAGAGATGGAGAGCAAAGCAAATATGCATATAAATGGAGGATGCACGACAGAAGGAAAAACAGAGTGGCACATGCCAATACTGGCCATGACAGCCGATGTTATACATGCAACTTTAGACAAATGCTTGAAATGTGGTATGGATGGATACGTATCTAAACCTTTCCAAGAGAAGACTCTGTACCAAGCTGTTGCCAACTTCTTCGAATCCAAACCCGTCTCAGAGTCCACCTTTTCGTGA